CCACCTATGTCGACGAGAGCATGATCACCGGAGAGCCGGTTCCAGTCGCCAAGGAAGCAGGCGCCACCGTTATCGGCGGAACGGTCAATCAGACGGGAAGCCTCGTTTTCCGCACCACTGCGGTCGGGGACGAAACGATGCTCGCCCAGATCATCCGGCTGGTGGAAGAGGCACAGGGCGGGAAACTGCCCATTCAGGCCATGGTCGACACCGTGACCAGATATTTTGTGCCCGCCGTCATGACGCTGGCGCTGTTGACCTTCGGTGTCTGGTTCATTTTCGGTCCGGAGCCTGCACTCACCTTCAGCCTTGTGAATGCGGTTGCGGTTCTGATCATCGCCTGTCCCTGTGCGATGGGTCTTGCCACACCGACATCCATCATGGTCGGCACCGGACGCGGAGCGGAGATGGGTGTCCTGTTTCGAAGGGGCGATGCACTGCAGGTCCTGAAAGAGGTGCGGGTCGTCGCCCTGGACAAGACCGGCACGCTGACGGAAGGCGCCCCCAGCCTGACGGACCTTGAAGTAACGAACGGCTTCGACGTTTCAGACGTTCTGGCCCATGTAGCAGCTGTCGAAGCAAAGTCGGAACATCCGATTGCGCAGGCAATTGTCGCGGCAGCGCACGAGCAGAACCTCCAGCTGCCGGAGGCGGCCGATTTTGAAAGCGTCACCGGCATGGGTGTTGTCGCAAGGGCGGGCGGGCGCAAGGTGGAGATCGGCGCGGACCGGTACATGAGCTCGCTCGGACAGGATGTTTCTGTATTCCGGGACATCGCCGCGCGCTTCGCCGAGGAAGGGAAGTCCCCGCTCTATGCCGCCATCGACGGCAAACTTGCAGCCATCGTCGCAGTGTCCGATCCCGTCAAGGCGACCACCCCGGCAGCGATAGAGGCGTTGCACGCGCTTGGTCTGAAGATTGCGATGATCACCGGCGACAACAACGGAACGGCAAATGCGATTGCCCGGCATCTTGGCATCGACGAGGTCGTTTCCGAAGTCCTGCCGGCCGGAAAGGTGGACGCCGTCAAAGCACTGAAGGAAAAGCACGGGCATGTTGCATTTGTCGGTGACGGGATCAACGATGCTCCGGCACTCGCCGAAGCCGATGTCGGGCTCGCGATCGGGACAGGAACCGATGTGGCGATCGAAGCGGCTGAAGTCATTCTTGTTTCCGGTTCGCTTTCCGGTGTACCGAACGCCATTGCCCTTTCCAGGGCAACCATCCGCAACATCAAGCAGAACCTGTTCTGGGCCTTTGCCTACAATACTGCGCTGGTTCCCATCGCTGCCGGGGTCCTTTATCCGGCTTTCGGCCTTCTCCTGTCGCCGGTCTTCGCGGCGGGGGCGATGGCTCTAAGTTCCGTTTTCGTGCTCGGCAACGCCTTGCGGCTCAGGTCCTGGACCCCGCAGGTGCCGTACGAAACACACCGCGGAACAAGCGCCGGATCGCTGCAGGCCGCGCCCGCTGAGTGACCGTGTCAGAGAACGGACCGGCCTCTTTTAAAGCGTGGCGCATCGGGCAGATGGTCTGATCCGGGCCGTCCGCAGTTGTTTGATCGAAACCGGAGCAGGTTCAGACCGGCGATGGGCTCGGTTCTCATCGCAGGCGACAGTCCCCTGGTAATGCCGTCGCGCGACCTCAGCCCTGCTCGTGCGCCGGCCCGGCCTGACGGTTTGCGACGCGTTCGCGCCACATCATGTAAAGGCCGGACAGCACAATGAGCGCGGCCCCGGCAAGCATCGGCGCGCCGGGGCGTTCGCCGAACACGACGGCGCCCAGGATCAGCATGAAGAGCAGTCGCGCGTAGCGAAACGGAGAGACGACGGACAGGCTGGTTGTGCGAATGGATGCGGTGAGCAGGAAATACCCTGTCGACCCCAGCAGGATCATCATTCCCAGGAGCAGCCAGTCCGCTTCCGGCGGCAGCAAGCTGTCTCCATCCATGACAATCCATGCCACGGCAAAAGGCAGCGATGCTGCTGCCGTATAGGCGGCAAGACTTGTGGAGGCCATGTCGGCCGGGGTCATCCGGGTGGTCAGATCACGAACCGCCAGTCCGATCATCGACACAACCGCCCAAAGGGAAGCGGCCTCAAATCCGTCCGCTCCCGGCTGCACGATCATCAACACCCCGACAAAACCAAGAAGGATCGTGCTCCAGCGGCGCCAGCTCACCGTTTCGCCCAGAAACACAACGGCTCCAAGAGCGACCAGCAATGGTGTCGCCTGAATGATCGCCCCGACCATGGAGAGCGGCACAAGCGCAAGGGCCTGCACCATGCCGATCATCGCGACGACTTCAGACAGATATCGAACCAGCATGACAGGCGCGAAGATGCGGCGGTCCATCAGCCCCGCGCCCTGCAGTTTGGCCATGATGGAGAACATCACCAACCCGCCCGCCAGAAGCAGAAACATGATTTGCGGCGGCGACACGCTGCCTGCGGCCAGCTTGATCAGGGTATCGGCAACAGCGAAGCACCCCATGGCCAGCACCATCAGGAGGATGCCGCGAATATTCGATTCAGGTATGTGCCCCATATTGCCCTGGTGATTCATTGCCCTTGTTGGTTCAGGCACGCATATGGACCCAAAACCAGAGAACCGGCAATGGCAGGACGCCGGTTCAGGCGAAAGTGCATGCTCTGCATTGCGAGCACCGCTGCCGATCAACCGTTCGTCTGGCCCTCTGAAAGCCGTCTGAGCCTGACTTTTCAACGAGGATCTTGCATGGCAAACCCGGTACTCCATTTCGAGATACCTGTGACAGACATGGATCGCGCCGTCGTGTTCTACCAACGCCTCTTCGGTTTTGAGTTCGACCATCAGACCGTCGATGGTTACGAAATGGCATTCTTTCCGCGCAACGACAACCACACCGGCACTAGCGGGGCGCTTGTGAAAGGTGATGTTTACAAGCCGTCCCGAACGGGCTGCATTCTCTATTTTGATGTGGACGATATCGATGAGGTTTTGCGACGCGCCCAGACTGAAGGCAGCGTCGTACTCTATGCCAAAAAAGATATCGGAACCGCCGGCTTCGTTGCAGAAATCGAGGATAGCGAAGGCAACCGGATTGCGTTGAACGCCATGCACAGATGATCAGTGCTCCGAGGGTTTTGGGTCCGTGTTTCACCTGCTTTCCCTGGAATGCCGGTGCGGCGCCACGAACCATTGGGTGACCGGCAAACCGGTGCGGCAAGCGAGATGTGTCAAGGCGAGCAAGAAATCATGTTGGCAGTCGCCGGAGCACAAAGAGCTGATCTTCTTTCGCACAGACACGCTCCAACATCCTGACACACGCATGAAATCCAAAATTGTTATCAATGAGGATCTGGACAGGACACACCAGTGTTTGTCAGTTTGACCTAGGGTCATCTTGATTCACGGAGACTGAAATGACACCAACACGGGTCACACTTCGAACCTTGGCGATTGTTACCGGGATGCTGGTGGCGACACCGGCCCTTGCCGCGACTTGCATCACAAGCAAGGGGCAGTTTGGAGCCTACAAGCAGCAACTGGCGCAACAGGCCGCAAGGGCCGGTGTTGGGAAGCGCGGTCTGAATGCGCTGCAGCAGGCGCGGCTTTCAGGTATCACCTGGCGGTTTGAATCGAACCCGGCCTCACAATCCAGCATGCGTTACCGCAGTCCGGAACAGTTCCTCAAGAGCCGGTTTTCGAGCGTCAACTCCTTTGTCAGCGGCGCCAAACGCAGGCTGAACCAGAATGCCAGATTGTTCAGGTCCATTGAAAAGCGCTACGGCGTGCCGGGGTCCATCCTCGTTGCCATCTGGGGATATGAAACCGGCTGGGGCGGATACACTGGCAAGACACCCGTCGTCAGCGGCGCCGTGACCCTGGCCTCCTACTGTCGTCGGTCTCCGCGCTTTGAAGACGATGCGATCGCGGCCCTGCAGCTTGTCGATCGCGGTCTTCTGACCGGCAACAGCCGCGGCGGCCCTTCGGGCGAACTGGGCCACATGCAGTTTCTGGCCGGCAACTGGGTGCGCTTCGCGGTAGATGGCAATGGTGATGGCCGCGCCGACCCCAACAATGCAGCCGACGCGCTGGCGACAGCCGCCAACATGCTGCGCCGCAACGGATGGCGGTCCGGACGGCCGTTCGGCGAAGGCTCGGCCAATTTCCGTGTCCTGTCGACCTGGAACGACAGCGGCAATTACCAGCGCGCCATCGCTTATGCTGCCGGTTTGATTCAAAAGTAATCTGCACGCCCGGCAGTTCCGGGCAAAGGTCAGCCGCCCCGTCCCTCTATTTGACGGCAGAACCTTTGCCTTGATTTTAGTGCGCTTGCGACGCTCTCGCTCTTAGCGACCGAACCGCTTTCTGTAATCTTGCGGCGGGATGCCCACATGCTCATTGAAAGAGCGCGAGAAATGGGCCTGGTCGGCAAAGCCTGTCAGAAAGCCGATGGCGCCAAGGCCGGGACCTTCGGCATTACAGAGAAAGGCCGCTGCCGCCTCAAGCCGGACCTCCATAATCAGGCGCGAGACACTCAGCCCCTTCTCGGTCAGGCGGCGTTGCAAGCTGCGTTTGGAGGTTCCGATCGTGTCGGCAAGCGATTGAACGGACCAGCGTCTCACCAGATCCTGGGACACAATGGTCTTGAGCGTTTCCGCGACATCGGCAGTCCCCGAACCTGGAACGGGCAGGTCCCGGATCTGCTGCCGGGTCTGAATGAGGAGAACCTTTCCCGACCAGTCGAGCGTGTCGAAGGCCCGCCATCTGGAGGCCTCCCGCAAGACCTGCCCTTTATCGGTCTCAAGACGTAACGTCTGTTCGCTGGCAATCTCTGCCAGCACGGTGACAACAGCGATCACCAGGAGACTCTCGACCAGCAAGGGAGGGGAAGAAGCGATCTTGCTGACATGGTGCAGGCGAAAGCCGGTTTCCCCAAATGGTTCCGCGCGCAGCCGGTTGCTGGCGTGGCTGAAGCTTTCAACACGGCGCCAGCGTTCGAGAAAATCCTCCAGTCCCGCCGCCTTTGTCAGGGCGACGGCCACCGGCTCGGGCGGCATGTCATAGACGGCGTCGGCGAGCCGCAGGATGGTGAGAAGACCATGTTGTTCGGCCACCTGCTTCAATGCCGACCGTTTCACCCCGCGGGCCACGCGCGCACCACGCACGGCGTCAACGGGAGAGATCAGTCCCTGCTTTTCCATCCCCGTCGCAATCAGGCGCATCATCACCGCCGACGCAAAATCCTCCTCCTGCTTCAAGGGCACTTAAGGTGGTCCTTTCCTGCGCAACGTGTAGACGGTCGCCGGGGGCATATTTAGTGGCACGAAACTCTGCCGGTCAGAGCGCAATCCTAGGCGCTGTTTGATCCTGAACGGAAGGGGACATTTCGGGCCATATGTAAACAGACGAAATTCTCCGTCCTCCCCGAGCAGGTCGAAACTGCCACGCATGATGCGAAAGACCTGCGCAAGCGGCATCGATAGGAGGGGAAGGCCGCAAATCACGGTCTCAACGCTTCCGGAGGTGAAGGGCACGAGAGTGCGCACGCGCGCCGCATCGCCATGGGCAAGCGCGATCTCCGGATGCCGCTTCGCCAGCAGGCCGGCAAAACCGGCGCCGGCTTCGACGGCCGCTAGTCGGCAGGCGGGCACGCCGCGGGCCAGGATCCTGTCGGTAAAGGACCCCGTGCCCGGGCCCAGTTCAACGACCGGCCCGCTGTCATGGCTCAAGCCGGTGGTGATCGCCCTGGCGAGATCCGCACCCGACGGGGCAATCGCCCCCACGCGTTTCGGATTGCGCAACCATTCGGCCGCGAAATGGGTGGCCTTGGTCATGACGGCTCCACGGATGCGGCAGAGGCGGATTCTGCTGAGAAGGTTTCAGGCACAAGCGGAAACCGGACCGGACGAAGGCCCGTCGCCGCCCGCACGGCATTGGCGATCGCGCCCGGCCCGGAGACGATGACCGTTTCTCCGGCGCCGGTCGGTGGCGCATCCGTGTGAAGAAGGCGAACCGAGACCTCCGGCATGTCGGAAATCCTAGGGATCGGCGCATCCAAGAAGGTTTCGGCGGTGACCCGCCCTTCCTCCACAGGCAGGGCATCAAAGAGCACCATGCCAAGGCTCCAGACGAGGTTGCCCTCGCATTGCGCCCTGACCTGATCCGGATTGATGACAAGGCCGCAGTCATGGCTGCACCAGAGACGGGTCACACGCACGGCCCCGTCCGGCAAGACCTCGACCTCGGCAACCGTCGCCGCGTAGGAAACACCCTTGTAGATGCCGCAGGCCACACCGCGCCCGACACGCCTGTCGCCACGCGTAAAGGACTGGTCGCTCCCGTCCCATTGCGACTGCGCGCCGACATCCCGGAGCACGCCTGCCAGCCGGGGATCGTCAATATGTGCCAGACGGAAGGCCAGAGGATCGGCACCCGCCCTGCGGGCGGCTTCATCGATCGCACTTTCCGTTGCAAGCCCGTTGGTGCCCGCGCCCAGACCGCGCCAGGGCCCCGTGTGCACCGGCAGACGCACCGCCTGATAGTCCGCGCGTGCCCGGCCCAGTTGGTAGGGGACGACCATGCCCCGTTCGACCCCGCCGTCTCCGACGATGAAGTCCGTGCCGCGCTGCATCCAGGCGGGCAGCGCCGCCGAGGTGAACATGATGTGCGAAGACACCTGATTATGCGACCAGTCGGTGACCCGGTCCCCGGCCAGTCGCACCTGCACCCGGTGAGAAGATGGCGGGCGATGGAAGCTAAGGGCAAATTCCTGTGCGCGCGTCCATTGCACCTTGACCGGCTTCTTTGCCGCAAGGGCCAGGGCGGCGGCTTCCGCCTCAACGGTGCAAAGAACCTTGCCGCCAAAAGCGCCGCCGACACGGCAGGATTGGACCCGAACCTGTGAGGCCTTCAGCGAGAAGGCATGGGCGAGATAATCACGCACGTAGAAGACGTCCTGATTGCCCGCCCAAAGGGTCAATGCCTCGCCGTCCCACTCGGCGACGGCCGCGCGCGGTTCAATCGCCGCATGGGCTGCAAGCGGGATCTCGATGCGCAGATCAACATCAAAAGCACCGGTATCCGGCTCTCCCGCCATTGCCAGATGGGGCAGGTCTCCTTTTGCAAGATGTTGGTCGACATCAAGCGCCCCCTGAATGTCAGCCCGGTCATGCGGGCCGTCTATTTCCCATTCCACATCAAGTGCCTCGGCAATGAGATCAAGCGCTCCGGGCCGGCTTGCCAGAATGCCGAGGCCCTGAGACTGGCCGACGGGCGGGCCTACCTCTTCGACAATCCGGACAAATCCGGGAATGTCTTCGGCGGCAGCGCTGTTCCAGCGAAGTGGCCGAGAGGCGATTTCCATGGAGGCGGGCGCCCGCAAGACGCGGCCGTAAAGCTGACCAGGCCGAGACATGTCGGCGGCATATAGCGGACAGCCGGTGACGATGGCACGCCCCTGCTCCACCTCCGGACGGGCGCCGATCAGCCCCCTGGCCCGGGTAATACGAAGCTGGTCTCTTGGCCGCGCTTCAACCACCACTTCACCAACCAGCCGGCCGTTCTTGATGGCCTCCCGCAGGGCGGCACAGGCCTGGGCCAGCGGCTCGCTGAAGAGCTGCACCGACTCGCTGCCGACAGTCGGTTTCAGGCCGGGACGGGCCGTATCATGCAGCTCCAGCACGACATCCTCCCAGGGCGTGCCCAGTTCCGTGCAGGCGATCTGCTTCATCGCCGTGGCAATGTTCTGGCCCATCTCGATCCTGGGCAGCACAAGCCTGTAAAGCCCGTCGTGATAGGAGATCCAACCCGCGGCATCCTCAAGATCGGGGTTCGGCCGTTTCGGAATAACCGGCACCTGAGAATAAAGGGCGGCACCGCCACCGATCAGCGCCACAAGGCCTGCGGCGCTCGCTTTCAGGAAGGTTCGACGGTTCATCATGTGCGCGCTGCCACGATTTCAATCGCCGCGCGGATGCGGGCATAGGTGCCACAACGGCAGAGATTGCCCTCCATCGCCGTATCGATCTCCTCCGGGGACGGCGCCGGGGTTTGCTCCAGCAAGGCCACCGCCGACATGATCTGCCCGGCCTGGCAATACCCGCATTGTGGCACCGCCTGGTCCAGCCAGGCTTCCTGCACGGGATGCAGCCGGTCACCGTCTGCCAGGCCTTCAATGGTGCGCACCTCCGCGCCTTCCAGTGCGCTAACCGGCGTCACGCAGGAGCGAACGGTGTCCCCGTCCACAGTGACGGTGCAGGCGCCGCAAAGACCGACGCCGCACCCGAATTTCGCGCCGACCAGCCCAAAATGTTCGCGCAGCACAAAAAGCAGCGTGTCTTCCGTCCAGGAGGGCGGAATCTCGACCTTTCGGCCATTGAGAATGATATTCATTGATCGCTCCAGCTACAGATAGCACCGCGTAAATTGGGTGCCTGGAGGAACAATTCTTGAACAATCGCGCCAAACGTCGTTTCCGGGAAAAAAGCTGGCGTGCCGCTTGCCAGGGGCGTGCGTTCAGCCCCTCAGATTTCCGTCCGCATCCGGTACCCGGGGGCGAAGATCAGGCGCACATGGGTGATCGGCATGTCCCCGGACCAGGTGATGCGCTCCATGGCGAAGAGCGCCGTGCCCTTGGTGGTGTCCAGCTTGGCGGCCAGCGTCTTGTCGGCACTCATGGCGAAGAAGGAAATGTCGCCGTGGCTGTAAGGGGCGTTGTGGACCAGCCACTCGTTGGCGCTGACGGTTTCAAACTGCCTGTCGCGCGCCGCCGGCGCGGCTTCCAGATTGATGTAGCGCTCTTCAAAGGCATAGGGCCGGTCGTCGGCGAAATGCAGCGTTTTCAGAAACAGGACATCGTCGCCGAGCGATACCTGAAACGCCCCATGCAAGACAGGCGGCAGAGGTCGCAGGTCCCGTTCCAGGAGGCTGTGACGATAGCTGCGCCCGAGCGCTTCCACTTCCTCGCGCAGGATCGGAATGGTGAGCGTTGCCTTTTGCGGCGGGTTGAGCGCGACCCGTGTGCCCGCCCGGCGCTTGCGCACCACCAGCCCGCTGTCCGCAAGATCGCGCAGCGCACGGTTGACCGTTGTCCGGGCACAGCCGAATTCCTCGGCGAGATCCGCCTCATGCGGGATCTGCTCGCCCGGTTGCCAGATCCGGTCATGGATCCGCCGGAGCAGTTCCTCGCGAATGCCGGTCCAGGAATTTGTGTCGGTCAGCGTCAAGTCGTCGTCGGTCCCGTCAAAGTCGATTGCGCAGCGATGTCATGGTCGCCCTGTATTTCGCGCGGATGGCCTCGCCTTTTACATGGTTTCCGCCGGAAACAACATGCCGCCCCGCCGACCAGACATCCGTGACCATGCGATCGTCACCGGCAAAGATCCAGGCATCGAGGATCTCGTCTCCCTCCCGACCCTCCAGATCGATTGCATTCCCGTCCAGCGCCAGAAGATCTGCATAATGGCCCTCGGCCATCGCCCCTGATGCACGGCCGGTGGCCTGCGCGCCCCCGGCAACGGCACCGTCAAAGAGAACGCGTCCGGTAGACTTCTCCTTCGTTGCAACAGATGCCCGGCAGGTGTCCCGCAGACGCTGCGAATATTCCAGGGTTCTCAGTTCTTCCGACAACGAGATGCGAATATTGGAATCCGAGCCGACCCCGAAGCGCCCGCCATGCGCCAGATAATTGACGCCATCGAAAATGCCGTCGCCCAGGCTGGATTCCGTGATCGGGCAAAGACCTGCAACGGCTCCGGTCCTGGCCAGGCCCGCTGTCTCGGCCGGGGTCATCTGGGTGCAGTGGATCAGGCACCAGTTGTCCTGAACGTCGTGGTTTGAGAGCAGCCAGTCCACGGGACGCTTGCCCCAGGCTGCCAGGACCTCGTCCACTTCGGGGATCTGCTCGGCCAGATGCATGTGGAGGGGGGAAGACCCAGCCAGCGTAACGGCGCTGTTGAGACCTTCCCGGTCGACAGCACGCAGCGAGTGCGGTGCCACGCCAATCACGGCATCCTCGGGCAGCCCCTTCATCGCACTGGTCGCCAGCTCATGCAGCTTGCCGAACCGGTCGATGTCATTGCCAAAGCGGATCTGCCCTGCCGCCAGCGGGCGCTTGTCGCAGCCACCAAACTGGTAATGCACCGGCAGATGAGTGAGACCGATGCCAGTGTCGGAGGCCGCCGCGATGATCCTCTCCGAAAGCTCGGCCAGATTGTCATAAGGCGCGCCGCCGGGCTGATGATGCAGATAGTGGAACTCGCCGACGGCGGCATAGCCCGCTTCCAGCATCTCCATCTGCACAAAGGCCGCGATCGCCTCGACATCGTCCGGCGACAGGGCATCCAGAAAGCGGAACATGATCTGGCGCCAGGTCCAGAAACTGTCTCGCGGCTCGGAGCCGCGCCGTTCGCTCATGCCGGCCATGGCGCGCTGAAATGCATGGCTGTGCAGGTTGCTCGGCGCAGGCAGCAGGATACCGACTGTTTGTTGACCCGCCACAGCCGCATCGCGCTCAACGGACAGGATCCTGCCATCGGCACCGAGGGTCACGGCGACATTTTTGGCCCAACCACCCGGCAGCAGCGCCTTTTCCGCAATAACCGTCGCGCCAGAAACTGTCGACATGCCCGCTTTTCCTCCGTTGACACGTTAATATGTGCATGCATATTATCTTATAACGCAATCTAATCAAGCCGGAGATGGACGTGTCCAAACGCATTCTCACCAACGCCAGGCTGGCAACACTCGTCGACACCGGGGCGCCCTATGGCTTGATCGAGGACGGGACACTGGTGATCGAAGGCGGCCGCATTGCCTGGATCGGCAAGACCCCCGACCTGCCGTCTCACTATTCCTCGTGCAAGAAGGAAGACCTCGGCGGGCGCGTGGTCACACCCGGACTGATCGACTGCCACACCCATGTGGTTTTCGGCGGTGACCGGGCGCGCGAATTCGAGATGCGGCTGGAGGGTGCGACATACGAGGAAGTCGCCCGAGCCGGTGGCGGCATCATCTCCACCGTCAAGGCCACCCGCGCCGCCAGCGAGGAAGACCTGCTTGCCGCGGCCCTGACCCGGGTTGATGCACTGATTGCCGAGGGCATCACGGCCATCGAGATCAAGTCGGGCTATGGCCTCGACAGGGACACCGAACTCCGCATGCTGCGCGTTGCCCGCCGGATCGCGAAAGAACGGCCGGTCACGGTCAGGACCAGTTTTCTCGGGGCCCATGCCATTCCGCCCGACTACAAGGATCGGCCAGATGCCTATCTGGACGAAGTGTGCCTGCCGGCACTGGAGGCAGCCCACTCCGAAGGGCTCATTGATGCGGTCGACGGGTTCTGCGAAGGCATCGCCTTTTCGCCGGAGCAGATCAGGCGGGTCTTCGACAAGGCCAGGGACCTTGGCCTCGCCGTGAAGCTGCACGCCGAACAGCTTTCCAATCTCGGCGGCACGGCCCTTGCCGCCTCCTATGGCGCACTGTCCGCCGATCACCTGGAATATCTGGACGAAGCCGGCGTCAGCGCCATGGCTGCGAGCGGTTCCGTTGCCGTGGTGCTGCCCGGCGCGTTCTATACGCTGCGCGAAACCCAGCTGCCCCCGATGGATCTCTTGCGCCAGCACAAGGTCCCGATCGCGCTGGCCACAGACTGCAATCCCGGTTCTTCGCCCCTCGCCTCCTTGCTGCTGACCATGAACATGGGCTGCACCCTCTTCCGGATGACGCCGGAAGAAGCACTTGCCGGTGTCACCCGTGTTGCCGCCAGGGCTCTCGGGCTTGACGACCAGGGCACGCTGGAACCTGGCAAACGCGCCGATCTGGCTGTCTGGAACATCGCGCATCCGGCGGAGCTTTCCTACCGGATCGGCTTCAACGCTCTTGAAAAACGCATTTTTGGAGGCTCTGAATGAGCGCCCTCACCCTGACGCCAGGCTCTGTCACGCTGGCCGATCTGGAACGCATCTACCGGGTCGAACTGCCCGTGACCATCGACCGGTCGGCAGAACCCGCCATCAACCTTGCCGCTGAACGGGTGGCCGAGGCGGCCCGTGGCAGCGAAGCCGTCTATGGCGTCAACACCGGTTTCGGCAAACTGGCCAGTGTCAAGATTGCCGCGGAAGACACTGCCACCCTTCAGCGCAACCTGATCCTCTCTCATTGCTGCGGTGTCGGCGAACCGCTCGACCGCACCACCACGCGCCTGATGATGGTGCTGAAACTGCTCTCTCTCGGCCGTGGGGCCTCGGGTGTGCGCATGGACGTGCTGAAGTTGATCGAAGACTGCCTTCAGCACAATGTCACCCCCATGATCCCGTCCAAGGGATCCGTCGGCGCCTCCGGCGATCTGGCTCCGCTCGCCCATATGGCCGCCGTCCTGATCGGTGAAGGCGAAGCGGACTATGGCGGCGAGCGCATGCCCGGCGGCGAGGCGCTTGCCAAGGCCGGCTTGAAGCCGGTGGTGCTCGGCCCCAAGGAAGGCCTTGGCCTGATCAACGGCACCCAGTTCTCGACCGCTTGCGCCCTGACCGGCCTCTTCGACGCCTGGCGTCTGGCGGAAGCAACCCTGGTGACCGCGAGCCTGTCGACCGACGCCATCATGGGATCGACCGCCCCGCTGCTGCCGGAAATCCACGAATTGCGCGGCCATCGCGGCCAGATCGAGGTCGCTCGCGCGATGCGCATGATCATGGATGGGTCGGAGATCCGCGAGAGCCACCGCGAGGGCGACACCCGCGTTCAGGATCCCTACTGCATCCGCTGTCAGCCGCAGGTCGCCGGCGCCTGTGTCGACCTGTTGCGTATGGCCGCCCGCACCCTGGAAATCGAAGCCAATGCGGCCACCGACAATCCGCTGGTTTTGATCGAGGCAGACCGCATTGTTTCCGGCGGCAACTTTCACGCTGAACCCGTCGCCTTCGCGGCCGACCAGATCGCGCTCGCGGTTGCCGAACTCGGCGCCATCGCCCAGCGCCGCGTGGCCCTGATGGTCGACCCGACGCTTTCCTTCGACCTGCCGCCTTTCCTGGCCAAGGACCCGGGTCTCAACTCCGGCATGATGATCGCGGAGGTGACCACTGCCGCCCTGATGAGCGAGAACAAGCATCTCGCCAATCCGTGTTCGACCGATTCCACACCGACCAGCGCCAATCAGGAAGACCATGTCTCCATGGCCGCCCATGGCGCCCGCCGCCTGGCGCGCATGAATGTGAACCTCTCCCAGATCCTCGGCGTCGAACTGCTCTGCGCCGCGGAGGGCATCGAGCACC
This genomic interval from Labrenzia sp. VG12 contains the following:
- a CDS encoding xanthine dehydrogenase family protein molybdopterin-binding subunit, with translation MMNRRTFLKASAAGLVALIGGGAALYSQVPVIPKRPNPDLEDAAGWISYHDGLYRLVLPRIEMGQNIATAMKQIACTELGTPWEDVVLELHDTARPGLKPTVGSESVQLFSEPLAQACAALREAIKNGRLVGEVVVEARPRDQLRITRARGLIGARPEVEQGRAIVTGCPLYAADMSRPGQLYGRVLRAPASMEIASRPLRWNSAAAEDIPGFVRIVEEVGPPVGQSQGLGILASRPGALDLIAEALDVEWEIDGPHDRADIQGALDVDQHLAKGDLPHLAMAGEPDTGAFDVDLRIEIPLAAHAAIEPRAAVAEWDGEALTLWAGNQDVFYVRDYLAHAFSLKASQVRVQSCRVGGAFGGKVLCTVEAEAAALALAAKKPVKVQWTRAQEFALSFHRPPSSHRVQVRLAGDRVTDWSHNQVSSHIMFTSAALPAWMQRGTDFIVGDGGVERGMVVPYQLGRARADYQAVRLPVHTGPWRGLGAGTNGLATESAIDEAARRAGADPLAFRLAHIDDPRLAGVLRDVGAQSQWDGSDQSFTRGDRRVGRGVACGIYKGVSYAATVAEVEVLPDGAVRVTRLWCSHDCGLVINPDQVRAQCEGNLVWSLGMVLFDALPVEEGRVTAETFLDAPIPRISDMPEVSVRLLHTDAPPTGAGETVIVSGPGAIANAVRAATGLRPVRFPLVPETFSAESASAASVEPS
- a CDS encoding (2Fe-2S)-binding protein, yielding MNIILNGRKVEIPPSWTEDTLLFVLREHFGLVGAKFGCGVGLCGACTVTVDGDTVRSCVTPVSALEGAEVRTIEGLADGDRLHPVQEAWLDQAVPQCGYCQAGQIMSAVALLEQTPAPSPEEIDTAMEGNLCRCGTYARIRAAIEIVAART
- a CDS encoding GntR family transcriptional regulator, translating into MTLTDTNSWTGIREELLRRIHDRIWQPGEQIPHEADLAEEFGCARTTVNRALRDLADSGLVVRKRRAGTRVALNPPQKATLTIPILREEVEALGRSYRHSLLERDLRPLPPVLHGAFQVSLGDDVLFLKTLHFADDRPYAFEERYINLEAAPAARDRQFETVSANEWLVHNAPYSHGDISFFAMSADKTLAAKLDTTKGTALFAMERITWSGDMPITHVRLIFAPGYRMRTEI
- a CDS encoding formimidoylglutamate deiminase, translating into MSTVSGATVIAEKALLPGGWAKNVAVTLGADGRILSVERDAAVAGQQTVGILLPAPSNLHSHAFQRAMAGMSERRGSEPRDSFWTWRQIMFRFLDALSPDDVEAIAAFVQMEMLEAGYAAVGEFHYLHHQPGGAPYDNLAELSERIIAAASDTGIGLTHLPVHYQFGGCDKRPLAAGQIRFGNDIDRFGKLHELATSAMKGLPEDAVIGVAPHSLRAVDREGLNSAVTLAGSSPLHMHLAEQIPEVDEVLAAWGKRPVDWLLSNHDVQDNWCLIHCTQMTPAETAGLARTGAVAGLCPITESSLGDGIFDGVNYLAHGGRFGVGSDSNIRISLSEELRTLEYSQRLRDTCRASVATKEKSTGRVLFDGAVAGGAQATGRASGAMAEGHYADLLALDGNAIDLEGREGDEILDAWIFAGDDRMVTDVWSAGRHVVSGGNHVKGEAIRAKYRATMTSLRNRL
- the hutI gene encoding imidazolonepropionase → MDVSKRILTNARLATLVDTGAPYGLIEDGTLVIEGGRIAWIGKTPDLPSHYSSCKKEDLGGRVVTPGLIDCHTHVVFGGDRAREFEMRLEGATYEEVARAGGGIISTVKATRAASEEDLLAAALTRVDALIAEGITAIEIKSGYGLDRDTELRMLRVARRIAKERPVTVRTSFLGAHAIPPDYKDRPDAYLDEVCLPALEAAHSEGLIDAVDGFCEGIAFSPEQIRRVFDKARDLGLAVKLHAEQLSNLGGTALAASYGALSADHLEYLDEAGVSAMAASGSVAVVLPGAFYTLRETQLPPMDLLRQHKVPIALATDCNPGSSPLASLLLTMNMGCTLFRMTPEEALAGVTRVAARALGLDDQGTLEPGKRADLAVWNIAHPAELSYRIGFNALEKRIFGGSE
- the hutH gene encoding histidine ammonia-lyase; translated protein: MSALTLTPGSVTLADLERIYRVELPVTIDRSAEPAINLAAERVAEAARGSEAVYGVNTGFGKLASVKIAAEDTATLQRNLILSHCCGVGEPLDRTTTRLMMVLKLLSLGRGASGVRMDVLKLIEDCLQHNVTPMIPSKGSVGASGDLAPLAHMAAVLIGEGEADYGGERMPGGEALAKAGLKPVVLGPKEGLGLINGTQFSTACALTGLFDAWRLAEATLVTASLSTDAIMGSTAPLLPEIHELRGHRGQIEVARAMRMIMDGSEIRESHREGDTRVQDPYCIRCQPQVAGACVDLLRMAARTLEIEANAATDNPLVLIEADRIVSGGNFHAEPVAFAADQIALAVAELGAIAQRRVALMVDPTLSFDLPPFLAKDPGLNSGMMIAEVTTAALMSENKHLANPCSTDSTPTSANQEDHVSMAAHGARRLARMNVNLSQILGVELLCAAEGIEHRAPLTTSPSLQSVLARLRDTVPSLEADRYMAPDLDRAAELVRTRALASVVSPAHMIELGDAHATG